One part of the Sorangiineae bacterium MSr11954 genome encodes these proteins:
- a CDS encoding amino acid adenylation domain-containing protein, producing MNLTELLSELSQRGIQISAEAGHLDIRAPKGSLTPGLREQLARYKAEILELHRQRTSGKASLELPQIAPDPAHRHEPFPLTDIQQAYWIGRSGSFALGDISIHIYSEIDAVDLDLERLGAAWREVVLRHDMLRAVVLPSGEQQILAEVPPYQIRTTDLRGKPRHDVDEALAGIRERLSHQVFPADTWPSFEIHATLLDGADGGRTRIHTSIDLLNIDGGSLLILNQDWIQAYTSPSSLPPLTLSYRDYVLAERALHESAIYARSLDYWKKRIADLPPAPDLPLAQSPSSIEKTRFVRRTAHVPAERWGAVIAHAKSQGLTASAVLLAVFAEVLAVWSKSPRFTVNVTLFNRLPLHPQVNDILGDFTSMILCAIDGGADSFVARARAVQERLWTDLEYRYVSGVEVLRELGRARAYEGTVGGAMPVVFTSMLSLGSQGYTPPATTWKSLGEAVFALSQTPQVWLDCQVFEEEGALHCHWDAVEALFPDGMLDDMFAAYRDGIERLARDPSLWTRTSPQLVGPPASQLAQRAAINATDVPYPHASLAALFDARAAAQPDAMAVVTTHLRLTYGELRARAAHVGKRLAELGVRPDARVAVVMEKGWEQVVAVLGTHRAGAAYLPIDPEVPAERLRSLLAQGEVTLALTQGHLDRALAWPDGVRRVVVNEAPPPAGDLPAPREWPRPDHLAYVLYTSGSTGEPKGVMIEHRSVVNRVHDINRRFSVGPEDRALMLSALHHDLSVYDVFGILAAGGTLVIPDAALVKEPSHWADLAAREGVTFWNSVPAFLEMLVEHLENTAAAPRPASLRTVILAGDWIPVTLPDRLRALVAKATFVASGGPTETTVWDIVNVVGEVDPRWSSIPYGKPLANARYHVLDDALEPRPTWVPGELYISGSGLARGYFRDPEKTAAKFIVHPRTGERLYRSGDMGRWLPDGNIEFLGREDFQLKIQGHRIELGEIEAALAQHPAVRSAVVVATGSRHRLQLIAHVVAEKRAGGDVNADEGVALHGSAALHGGAASGESAASGENAASGENANAVRNLYASSQQGVLTDPVERLEFKLRHAGIRKLVPGQSAIDLGSPGGDGVDRTAYAWRQSHRRFSPAPVAREKLARLLGVLAGIDQGGITKYRYPSGGGLYPVRTYVYVAPGRVEGLAGGAYYHDPEAHRLHRIRAEVQFPRDAHAPQNRAIFDGAAFGIFLVGHMDAIAPMYGELSRDFCMLEAGYMGQQLMLEAPAHGVGLCPLGIVDLAAVRPFFDLAAADVLCHVLLGGGIDPVQVRELPSPCDAAPATAPSLADELEEFLKQKLPKHMVPAIVLRDALPLTANGKVDRKALSATSVSPAPVKHVAPDSAMERTLAAIVGEVLRTAGEPSIQENFFELGANSVHVVQICNKIRQTIGVDLKVTEAFRFPTIQLLAQRLAQEPAGEASVDRGRGRAEARLASRGRRGR from the coding sequence ATGAACCTCACCGAACTTCTCTCCGAGCTCTCGCAGCGCGGCATCCAGATCTCCGCCGAGGCCGGGCACCTCGATATCCGCGCGCCCAAGGGCTCGCTCACCCCCGGGCTGCGCGAGCAGCTCGCCCGCTACAAGGCCGAGATCCTCGAGCTTCACCGCCAGCGCACGAGCGGCAAGGCGAGCCTCGAGCTGCCGCAAATTGCGCCCGATCCCGCGCACCGGCACGAGCCCTTTCCGCTCACCGACATTCAACAGGCGTATTGGATCGGCCGCAGCGGGAGCTTTGCGCTGGGCGACATCTCGATCCACATCTACTCCGAGATCGACGCCGTGGATCTCGATCTCGAGCGGCTCGGGGCCGCGTGGCGGGAGGTCGTCCTTCGCCACGACATGCTCCGCGCCGTGGTGCTGCCGAGCGGCGAACAGCAGATCCTCGCCGAGGTGCCCCCGTACCAAATCCGAACGACCGACCTTCGCGGCAAACCCCGGCATGACGTCGACGAGGCCCTCGCGGGCATCCGAGAGCGCCTCTCGCACCAGGTCTTTCCGGCCGACACCTGGCCCTCGTTCGAGATCCACGCGACGCTGCTGGATGGCGCGGACGGCGGACGCACCCGGATTCACACCAGCATCGATCTGCTCAACATCGACGGCGGGAGCCTGCTCATCCTGAACCAGGATTGGATCCAGGCTTACACGTCCCCCTCGTCCCTGCCGCCCCTGACCCTCTCGTACCGCGACTACGTGCTGGCGGAGCGGGCGCTCCACGAGAGCGCGATCTATGCGCGCTCCCTCGACTACTGGAAGAAGCGCATCGCGGACTTGCCGCCCGCGCCCGATCTGCCGCTCGCGCAAAGCCCGTCGAGCATCGAAAAGACACGCTTCGTCCGCCGCACGGCGCACGTCCCCGCCGAGCGCTGGGGTGCGGTGATCGCGCACGCCAAGTCGCAAGGGCTCACCGCGTCGGCGGTGCTCCTGGCCGTGTTCGCCGAGGTGCTCGCGGTCTGGAGCAAGAGCCCGCGCTTCACGGTGAATGTCACCCTCTTCAACCGCCTCCCGCTGCACCCTCAGGTGAACGACATCCTGGGCGACTTTACATCCATGATCCTTTGCGCCATCGATGGCGGGGCGGATTCGTTCGTAGCCCGCGCGCGCGCGGTGCAGGAGCGCCTGTGGACGGATCTGGAGTACCGCTATGTGAGCGGGGTGGAGGTGCTGCGCGAGCTCGGCCGCGCGCGTGCGTACGAGGGCACGGTGGGGGGCGCGATGCCGGTGGTGTTCACCAGCATGTTGAGCCTCGGCTCGCAGGGCTACACGCCGCCCGCGACGACGTGGAAGTCGCTCGGCGAGGCCGTGTTCGCGCTCTCGCAGACGCCGCAAGTGTGGCTCGACTGCCAAGTCTTCGAAGAGGAGGGCGCGCTTCATTGCCACTGGGACGCGGTCGAGGCCCTCTTCCCCGATGGGATGCTCGACGACATGTTCGCGGCCTACCGCGACGGCATCGAGCGCCTCGCGCGCGATCCGTCGCTCTGGACCCGAACGTCGCCCCAGCTCGTCGGCCCCCCTGCTTCGCAGCTCGCGCAACGCGCCGCGATCAACGCGACCGACGTGCCCTATCCCCACGCGTCGCTCGCCGCGCTCTTCGACGCGCGCGCGGCCGCGCAGCCCGATGCGATGGCAGTCGTCACCACGCACCTGCGCCTCACGTATGGCGAGCTTCGGGCGCGCGCGGCGCATGTGGGGAAGCGCCTCGCCGAGCTGGGGGTGCGCCCGGATGCGCGGGTGGCGGTGGTGATGGAGAAAGGGTGGGAACAGGTGGTGGCCGTTCTGGGTACGCACCGCGCGGGGGCCGCGTATCTGCCCATCGATCCGGAGGTGCCCGCCGAGCGGCTGCGCTCTTTGCTCGCGCAAGGTGAGGTGACCCTCGCCCTCACGCAAGGACACCTCGATCGCGCGCTCGCCTGGCCCGATGGAGTGCGCCGGGTGGTGGTGAACGAGGCGCCTCCGCCCGCGGGCGATCTTCCTGCGCCCAGGGAGTGGCCGCGCCCCGATCACCTGGCGTACGTGCTCTACACGTCGGGGTCCACGGGGGAGCCCAAGGGCGTCATGATCGAGCACCGGAGCGTGGTAAATCGGGTCCACGACATCAACCGGCGCTTTTCGGTGGGGCCCGAGGATCGGGCGCTCATGCTCTCGGCGCTGCACCACGATCTGTCCGTCTACGACGTGTTCGGTATCTTGGCCGCGGGCGGGACCTTGGTGATCCCGGACGCCGCGCTCGTGAAAGAACCTTCGCACTGGGCCGACTTGGCGGCGCGCGAGGGGGTGACCTTTTGGAACTCTGTGCCGGCCTTCCTCGAGATGCTCGTGGAGCACCTGGAGAACACCGCGGCCGCCCCGCGCCCCGCGTCGCTGCGCACGGTGATCCTCGCCGGCGATTGGATCCCCGTGACATTGCCGGACCGGCTTCGTGCGCTCGTTGCCAAGGCAACGTTCGTGGCGTCGGGGGGGCCCACGGAGACCACCGTTTGGGACATCGTGAACGTGGTCGGCGAGGTCGATCCCCGTTGGTCGAGCATTCCGTACGGCAAGCCGCTGGCGAACGCGCGCTACCACGTCTTGGACGATGCGCTGGAGCCGCGGCCCACGTGGGTGCCCGGCGAGCTCTATATCTCCGGCAGCGGGCTCGCGCGCGGTTACTTTCGCGATCCCGAGAAGACGGCGGCGAAGTTCATCGTGCACCCGCGCACCGGCGAGCGCCTTTATCGCAGCGGCGATATGGGGCGCTGGCTGCCCGATGGGAACATCGAATTTTTGGGCCGCGAGGACTTTCAGCTCAAGATCCAAGGGCACCGCATCGAGCTCGGCGAGATCGAGGCTGCCCTCGCGCAGCACCCGGCGGTTCGCTCTGCGGTCGTGGTGGCCACGGGGAGCCGCCATCGGCTGCAGTTGATCGCGCATGTCGTGGCCGAGAAACGGGCGGGTGGCGATGTGAATGCGGATGAGGGCGTGGCGTTGCACGGGAGCGCGGCGTTGCACGGGGGCGCGGCGTCGGGTGAGAGCGCGGCGTCGGGCGAGAACGCGGCGTCGGGCGAGAACGCGAATGCGGTGCGCAATTTGTACGCGAGCTCGCAGCAGGGCGTCCTGACGGATCCGGTGGAGCGCCTCGAGTTCAAGTTGAGGCACGCCGGCATTCGCAAGCTCGTTCCCGGTCAGAGCGCGATCGACCTCGGTTCTCCTGGAGGCGACGGGGTCGATCGCACGGCGTATGCGTGGCGCCAGAGTCATCGTCGGTTTTCGCCGGCGCCGGTTGCGCGCGAGAAGCTCGCGCGGCTGCTCGGCGTGCTAGCCGGTATCGACCAGGGTGGAATCACGAAGTACCGATATCCATCCGGTGGAGGACTGTACCCGGTGAGGACGTACGTGTACGTGGCGCCCGGGCGGGTCGAGGGGCTCGCGGGCGGCGCTTACTACCACGATCCGGAGGCGCACCGCCTTCATCGCATTCGCGCCGAGGTGCAGTTCCCGCGCGACGCGCACGCGCCGCAGAATCGGGCCATCTTCGACGGCGCGGCGTTCGGCATCTTTCTCGTCGGTCACATGGATGCCATCGCGCCGATGTACGGTGAGCTGTCGCGCGACTTCTGCATGCTGGAGGCGGGCTACATGGGTCAGCAGCTCATGCTGGAGGCGCCCGCGCACGGAGTGGGACTTTGTCCGCTGGGGATCGTGGACCTCGCCGCCGTCCGCCCCTTCTTCGATCTCGCGGCGGCCGACGTTCTGTGCCACGTGCTGCTCGGCGGCGGCATCGACCCGGTGCAGGTGCGCGAGCTCCCGTCACCGTGCGACGCCGCGCCGGCCACGGCGCCCTCGTTGGCCGACGAGCTCGAGGAATTTCTGAAACAGAAGCTCCCGAAGCACATGGTTCCGGCCATCGTGCTGCGCGACGCGCTGCCGCTCACGGCGAATGGAAAGGTCGATCGCAAGGCGCTGTCGGCGACCTCCGTTTCACCCGCACCGGTGAAGCACGTGGCGCCGGACAGCGCGATGGAGCGCACGCTCGCGGCGATCGTGGGCGAGGTGCTGCGCACCGCGGGGGAGCCGAGCATCCAAGAGAACTTCTTCGAGCTCGGCGCCAACTCGGTCCACGTCGTTCAAATCTGCAACAAGATCCGGCAGACCATCGGGGTCGATTTGAAGGTGACCGAGGCCTTTCGATTTCCGACCATTCAACTCCTCGCGCAGCGGCTGGCCCAGGAGCCGGCGGGCGAGGCCTCGGTCGATCGAGGACGCGGTCGCGCCGAGGCCCGACTTGCTTCGCGCGGGCGGCGAGGGCGCTGA
- a CDS encoding type I polyketide synthase: MNQDGQDHDNQARLKEALVAIKKLRAKVEAVERAKAEPIAVIGIGCRFPGRSNGPDAFWHLLEQGIDAMVDVPESRWNHADYYDPDPDAAGKIYVRQAGFIDDVDKFDASYFGISPREAAALDPQQRLVLEVASEALEHAGQDPAALANTPASVFIGVMGNDYSYLQIKKDNPKRIDPYTGTGYAWSFLAGRLSHALGLQGQSIVLDTACSSSLVGVHLACRSLRSGESSLAIAGGVNLMLAPEPTMIMCRLRALAPDGRCKTFDAAADGYGRGEGCGMIVLKRLSDAEAAGDRVLAVIRGTASNHDGPSAGLTVPNGRAQKDVIRRALADARVPPADVSYVEAHGTGTELGDPIELRALWAVLGEGRDEARRLRVGSVKTNFGHLEGAAGISGLIKLILSLHHKTIPAHLHLKNRSEHVAFRDLPIEIPTSSAPWDVALGKTRIGGVSSFGLSGTNAHIVVEEAAARPALAGPVLASAEGEERAWLVPVSAKTADALRARARSWGEWLARGADADADAGAGADAAMGAGVALSDVAYTASRRRAVHEHRLAVVASTRGELVERLGAFAAGEAREGVAWAVASGRAPKVVFVYPGQGSQWVGMGQELRAREPVFREALEACAKAMGPYLDGSLLEELGAPEEKYHLTRIDRVQPMLFAMQVSLTALWRAWGVEPDAVMGHSMGEVAAAYVAGALSLEDAARVICERSKLVTRAAGRGGMALTELSLSEAKVAIAKYGERVSIAASNSPRSTVLSGEKEALEEILRELGERGVFARWVRVDFASHSAQMDPLRGELLERLRGIRPKAGTVAIHSTLLGRVIDGSEMDAKYWGDNLREPVLLARMVGRQLEEEEGTVFVEVSAHPILTTDVEACGAKAVQPTLRRHTPERASMLGTLGALWSAGSAIDWSRQHPKAGQVVDLPTYPWQRQRYWMEDGKRHGGTSARAFGTSAHPLLGDAFSSSSAPGTRFWEIDLDVERLPWLSDHRVEGAMVVPAAAYAEMVLAAADEGFGARTPTLLDVAFVRPLFVSERAPARVQLVLAREAGHLASFQIASKVAPASSSPSTSDETWTVHAKGLVRLDAGPGEEPAHAASWDPIRARCTDTVPTEAHYEAMRARGLDYGPSFQGLARIARRDGEALGRVELPPAADPSAFTLHPALLDACFQTLGAAAPSALVADGDAYLPVAIARMRSAARARGPLMVHATVDPTNPNSATFRGDLRLYDEEGHLVAEVLGLTAKRLDGSRSDVSRWFYELAFRPAPAADQAPAIHGTWAILEDSTGVGRTLAARLEARGAAVERIAPDAHLTFHHAHGAPDHVVYLGALDAPKPDGASLAWLHAAEALGPARVLDLVKRFAGTTTRLFIVTRGAQSAGDEPTALPARTPLTGPIAPTAIEQAAVWGFCRSARLEHPELRITCIDLDPRADASEQLERELLASDREPEIALRDGKRYAARLVRSDISPPLASPTRAGTSVHEDEPLTPAGHRAYRLEIDAPGVLDRMKLREMGRRPPGPGEVEIRTHAAGLNFLDVLGAMGMRPDLDPAGGVRLGGELAGTIVAVGEGETAFRIGDEVLAIGPNAFASHVTTRAELVAHKPKHLTFEQAAALPVAFLTAHYALNVVGRLRKGERVLIHSASGGTGLAAMALARCAGAEILATAGTHEKREYLRTLGAAHVFDSRSLAFAEGVRAATGGRGVDVVLNSLAGEAVPASLACLAPYGRFLEIGKRDIYDNSKLGLLPFQKNLTYAAIDLARMFLERPALCGDLLREIVAWMEADTLRPLPTNARPITRAADAFQDMAQARHTGKLVLTVGDPATAIAPFQGAVRSDGTYLVTGGLGGLGLVVAASLAARGAQRVLLVGRSAPSDAAAAAIAALEARGVRAIVGSVDVSDRGALASFLAASSDPARPLRGVVHAAAVLDDAVVRTLDAARLRRVAAPKADGAWNLHVLTLDQPLDFFVSFSSVAGVLGSPGQANYAAANAFLDALAHHRRALGYAAQSLDWGPFAEVGLAAASSNRGARLASKGFSSITPSRGMEAFEEAHGKGVQRIVMPLDLARLRREDPRVLDHPLLAVLAAEREGAADAMAGARPRTALREAVRAASGIDARRELIETHLREQIARTLRVAPSKLEVAHPLKGKGIDSLMAMELKNRIEAELGVALPVVKFLAGPSVAELAADLLERFAAEDALDLVLELEPNGAAEKAGEGASEDMEIVRL; the protein is encoded by the coding sequence ATGAACCAGGACGGCCAGGACCACGACAACCAAGCGCGCCTCAAGGAGGCTCTGGTCGCGATCAAGAAGCTTCGCGCAAAGGTCGAAGCCGTGGAGCGAGCGAAGGCGGAGCCCATCGCGGTGATCGGGATTGGCTGCCGATTCCCCGGGCGCTCGAACGGCCCCGACGCGTTCTGGCATCTGCTCGAGCAGGGCATCGACGCCATGGTCGACGTCCCCGAGAGCCGCTGGAACCACGCCGACTATTACGATCCGGATCCGGACGCCGCCGGCAAAATCTACGTCCGGCAAGCGGGCTTCATCGACGACGTCGACAAGTTCGACGCCAGCTACTTCGGCATCTCGCCGCGCGAAGCGGCCGCCCTCGATCCGCAGCAGCGGCTGGTGCTCGAGGTCGCGTCCGAGGCCCTGGAGCACGCCGGGCAAGACCCTGCGGCGCTGGCCAACACCCCCGCGAGCGTCTTCATCGGCGTCATGGGGAACGACTATTCGTACCTCCAGATCAAGAAGGACAACCCCAAGCGCATCGACCCGTACACGGGAACGGGCTACGCGTGGAGCTTCCTCGCGGGCCGTCTTTCGCACGCGCTGGGGTTGCAGGGGCAAAGCATCGTCCTCGATACCGCGTGCTCGTCCTCGCTCGTGGGCGTGCACCTCGCTTGCCGAAGCCTGCGCAGCGGGGAGTCGAGCCTGGCCATCGCGGGGGGCGTGAACTTGATGCTCGCGCCCGAGCCGACCATGATCATGTGCCGTCTGCGCGCGCTCGCGCCGGATGGCCGCTGCAAAACCTTCGACGCCGCCGCCGACGGCTACGGGCGCGGCGAGGGGTGCGGGATGATCGTCCTCAAGCGCCTCTCGGACGCCGAGGCCGCAGGGGATCGCGTGCTCGCCGTGATCCGAGGGACGGCCTCGAACCACGACGGTCCGTCCGCCGGCCTCACCGTCCCAAATGGGCGCGCGCAAAAAGACGTGATCCGGCGCGCCCTCGCGGACGCCCGCGTGCCGCCGGCCGACGTGAGCTACGTGGAGGCCCATGGTACGGGCACCGAGCTCGGCGATCCCATCGAGCTGCGTGCGCTCTGGGCCGTGCTGGGCGAGGGTCGCGATGAGGCCCGGCGTTTGCGCGTGGGGTCGGTCAAGACGAACTTCGGGCACTTGGAGGGTGCGGCCGGGATCTCGGGGCTCATCAAGTTGATCCTGTCGTTGCACCACAAGACGATCCCCGCGCATCTGCACTTGAAGAATCGGAGCGAGCACGTCGCGTTCCGCGATTTGCCGATCGAAATTCCGACCTCCAGCGCGCCGTGGGACGTGGCGCTCGGGAAGACGCGCATCGGTGGCGTGAGCTCGTTTGGCTTGAGCGGGACCAATGCGCATATCGTGGTGGAGGAAGCGGCGGCGCGGCCGGCGTTGGCTGGGCCGGTCTTGGCGAGCGCCGAGGGCGAAGAGCGTGCGTGGTTGGTGCCCGTGTCGGCGAAGACGGCGGATGCGCTGCGCGCGCGTGCGAGGTCGTGGGGGGAGTGGCTTGCGCGGGGCGCGGATGCGGATGCGGATGCGGGTGCAGGCGCGGACGCTGCGATGGGCGCGGGCGTAGCACTAAGCGATGTGGCGTACACGGCATCGCGTCGTCGTGCGGTGCACGAGCATCGTCTGGCGGTGGTGGCGTCGACGCGCGGAGAGCTGGTGGAGCGGTTGGGTGCGTTCGCAGCGGGGGAGGCGCGCGAGGGGGTGGCGTGGGCGGTGGCGAGCGGGCGCGCGCCGAAGGTGGTGTTCGTGTATCCGGGGCAAGGCTCGCAGTGGGTGGGGATGGGGCAAGAGCTTCGTGCGCGTGAGCCCGTGTTTCGCGAGGCGCTGGAGGCGTGCGCCAAGGCGATGGGGCCGTATCTGGATGGATCGTTGCTCGAAGAGCTGGGCGCGCCCGAGGAAAAATACCACCTGACGCGAATCGACAGGGTGCAACCGATGCTGTTTGCGATGCAGGTATCGCTGACGGCGCTCTGGCGAGCGTGGGGCGTGGAGCCGGACGCGGTGATGGGCCACAGCATGGGGGAGGTCGCGGCGGCGTACGTGGCGGGCGCGTTGAGCCTAGAGGACGCGGCGCGTGTGATCTGCGAGCGAAGCAAGTTGGTGACGCGCGCCGCGGGGCGCGGGGGAATGGCGCTCACGGAGCTAAGTCTTTCAGAGGCCAAAGTCGCGATTGCGAAGTACGGAGAGCGCGTATCGATCGCGGCGTCGAATAGCCCGAGGTCGACGGTGTTGTCGGGCGAGAAAGAAGCGCTGGAGGAAATTCTAAGAGAGCTGGGAGAGCGAGGAGTTTTCGCGCGATGGGTGCGCGTGGACTTCGCATCGCACAGCGCACAAATGGATCCCTTGCGCGGAGAGCTCTTGGAGCGGCTGCGCGGCATTCGGCCAAAGGCCGGAACGGTGGCGATCCACTCGACGTTGCTGGGGCGGGTGATCGACGGGAGCGAGATGGACGCGAAGTACTGGGGGGACAACCTGCGGGAGCCTGTGCTGTTGGCGAGGATGGTGGGACGGCAGCTGGAGGAGGAAGAGGGAACGGTGTTCGTGGAGGTGAGCGCGCACCCGATCCTGACGACGGACGTGGAGGCGTGCGGAGCGAAGGCGGTGCAGCCGACCTTGAGGCGCCATACGCCCGAGCGGGCGAGCATGCTGGGGACGTTGGGAGCGCTGTGGTCGGCGGGCAGCGCGATCGACTGGTCGCGCCAGCACCCGAAGGCTGGCCAGGTGGTCGACCTTCCAACGTACCCATGGCAGCGCCAGCGCTACTGGATGGAGGACGGCAAACGTCACGGTGGCACCAGCGCACGCGCGTTTGGCACCTCGGCGCATCCGCTCTTGGGGGACGCGTTTTCGTCGTCCTCCGCCCCGGGCACCCGCTTTTGGGAGATCGACCTCGACGTGGAGCGGCTCCCGTGGCTCTCGGATCATCGGGTCGAAGGCGCCATGGTCGTGCCCGCGGCCGCCTACGCCGAGATGGTCCTTGCCGCGGCCGACGAGGGATTCGGCGCGCGCACCCCCACGCTCCTCGACGTCGCCTTCGTGCGCCCGCTCTTCGTGTCCGAGCGCGCCCCGGCGCGGGTGCAGCTGGTGCTCGCGCGCGAAGCCGGGCACCTCGCCTCGTTTCAAATCGCGAGCAAAGTGGCGCCCGCGTCATCGTCGCCGTCCACCTCCGACGAGACATGGACGGTGCACGCCAAGGGCCTCGTCCGTCTCGATGCCGGCCCCGGAGAGGAGCCTGCGCACGCGGCATCGTGGGATCCGATTCGTGCACGTTGCACCGACACCGTGCCGACCGAAGCGCACTACGAGGCCATGCGCGCGCGCGGCCTCGACTACGGCCCCAGCTTTCAGGGGCTCGCTCGAATCGCGCGCCGCGATGGCGAGGCGCTCGGTCGAGTCGAGCTTCCCCCTGCGGCCGATCCCTCGGCGTTCACCTTGCATCCGGCCCTTCTCGACGCGTGCTTCCAAACCTTGGGCGCGGCCGCCCCTTCGGCGCTGGTCGCCGACGGCGATGCCTATCTGCCGGTGGCCATCGCCCGCATGCGCTCGGCGGCCCGCGCGCGCGGACCGCTCATGGTCCACGCGACGGTGGACCCTACGAACCCGAACAGCGCAACGTTTCGAGGCGACTTGCGCCTCTACGACGAAGAGGGACACCTCGTCGCCGAGGTCCTCGGGCTCACCGCCAAGCGCCTGGACGGCTCGCGCTCCGATGTGAGCCGATGGTTCTACGAGCTCGCCTTTCGTCCGGCGCCCGCCGCGGACCAAGCTCCCGCCATCCACGGCACGTGGGCCATCCTCGAAGACAGCACCGGGGTGGGCCGCACCCTCGCGGCCCGGCTCGAAGCCCGCGGCGCCGCCGTCGAGCGCATCGCGCCCGATGCGCACCTCACGTTCCACCACGCGCACGGCGCGCCCGATCACGTCGTCTACCTCGGCGCGCTGGACGCCCCGAAACCCGACGGGGCGAGCCTCGCCTGGCTGCACGCGGCGGAAGCCTTGGGACCCGCGCGCGTCCTCGACCTGGTGAAGCGCTTCGCCGGAACGACCACGCGCCTGTTCATCGTCACGCGCGGGGCCCAGAGCGCCGGCGACGAACCTACCGCGCTCCCCGCGCGCACCCCGCTCACCGGCCCGATCGCGCCCACCGCGATCGAACAGGCGGCGGTCTGGGGCTTTTGCCGCTCCGCGCGCCTCGAGCACCCCGAGCTGCGGATCACCTGCATCGACCTCGACCCGCGCGCCGACGCGTCCGAACAGCTCGAACGCGAGCTCCTCGCCTCGGATCGCGAGCCGGAGATCGCCCTGCGCGACGGGAAACGCTACGCCGCGCGTCTGGTCCGGAGCGACATTTCGCCGCCGCTGGCGTCACCTACCCGCGCGGGAACGTCCGTGCACGAGGACGAGCCGCTCACCCCCGCCGGCCACCGCGCCTACCGCCTGGAGATCGACGCCCCGGGCGTGCTCGATCGCATGAAGCTGCGCGAGATGGGCCGGCGCCCGCCTGGCCCCGGCGAGGTCGAAATCCGCACCCACGCGGCCGGCCTCAACTTCCTCGACGTGCTCGGCGCCATGGGCATGCGACCGGACCTCGATCCCGCCGGCGGCGTTCGGCTCGGCGGCGAGCTCGCGGGCACCATCGTGGCCGTCGGTGAAGGCGAGACCGCGTTTCGGATCGGTGACGAGGTCCTCGCCATCGGGCCGAACGCCTTTGCCTCCCATGTCACCACCCGCGCGGAGCTGGTGGCGCACAAACCCAAGCACCTCACCTTCGAGCAGGCCGCCGCCCTCCCCGTGGCCTTCCTGACGGCCCACTACGCGCTGAATGTCGTCGGGCGCCTTCGAAAGGGCGAGCGCGTCCTCATTCACTCGGCCTCGGGCGGCACCGGCCTCGCCGCCATGGCCCTCGCCCGCTGCGCAGGCGCCGAAATCCTCGCGACCGCCGGCACCCACGAAAAACGCGAATACCTGCGCACCCTCGGCGCCGCGCACGTCTTCGATTCGCGCTCGCTCGCGTTTGCGGAGGGCGTGCGCGCGGCGACGGGCGGGCGCGGGGTCGACGTGGTCCTCAACTCCCTCGCGGGGGAGGCCGTCCCCGCGAGCCTCGCCTGCCTCGCGCCATATGGCCGCTTCCTCGAGATCGGCAAGCGCGACATCTACGACAACAGCAAGCTCGGTCTCCTCCCGTTCCAGAAGAACCTCACGTACGCCGCCATCGACCTCGCGCGCATGTTCCTCGAGCGCCCCGCGCTCTGCGGCGACCTGCTTCGGGAGATCGTCGCCTGGATGGAGGCCGACACCCTGCGCCCGCTCCCCACGAACGCGCGCCCCATCACCCGCGCGGCCGACGCGTTCCAGGACATGGCGCAAGCCCGCCACACGGGAAAGCTCGTGCTCACGGTGGGCGATCCCGCGACCGCCATCGCCCCGTTCCAAGGGGCCGTGCGATCCGATGGCACCTACCTGGTGACGGGGGGCCTCGGCGGTCTCGGTCTGGTCGTCGCCGCGTCGCTCGCCGCGCGCGGAGCCCAGCGCGTGCTGCTCGTGGGTCGAAGCGCGCCCTCCGATGCGGCCGCAGCAGCCATCGCAGCGCTCGAGGCGCGAGGCGTGCGCGCGATCGTCGGGAGCGTGGATGTGAGCGACCGCGGCGCGCTGGCGAGCTTCCTCGCCGCCTCGAGCGATCCGGCGCGTCCGCTGCGCGGCGTCGTTCACGCCGCGGCGGTCCTCGACGATGCCGTCGTTCGAACGCTCGACGCCGCGCGCCTGCGCCGCGTGGCCGCGCCGAAGGCGGACGGCGCGTGGAACCTCCACGTGCTCACCCTCGACCAGCCCCTCGACTTTTTCGTGTCCTTCTCCTCGGTGGCGGGCGTCCTTGGCTCGCCGGGTCAAGCCAACTACGCGGCGGCGAACGCCTTCCTCGATGCGCTGGCGCACCACCGCCGCGCGCTCGGCTACGCGGCGCAGAGCCTCGACTGGGGACCGTTCGCGGAGGTCGGGCTCGCCGCGGCGAGCTCGAACCGAGGTGCGCGGCTGGCGTCCAAAGGGTTCTCGAGCATCACGCCGTCGCGCGGCATGGAGGCCTTCGAAGAGGCGCACGGCAAGGGCGTGCAGCGCATCGTGATGCCCCTCGATCTCGCCCGCCTCCGGCGCGAGGATCCCCGCGTCCTCGACCACCCGCTCCTCGCGGTGCTCGCCGCCGAGCGCGAGGGCGCAGCGGATGCCATGGCGGGCGCACGGCCGAGGACCGCGCTGCGTGAAGCCGTTCGCGCGGCGTCCGGCATCGACGCGAGGCGCGAGCTGATTGAAACGCACCTGCGCGAGCAGATCGCCCGCACGCTCCGCGTCGCGCCGAGCAAGCTCGAGGTGGCGCACCCGCTCAAGGGAAAGGGGATCGACTCGCTCATGGCCATGGAGCTGAAGAACCGCATCGAGGCCGAGCTCGGCGTCGCGCTGCCCGTGGTGAAGTTCCTCGCGGGGCCCAGCGTCGCCGAGCTGGCCGCCGATCTCCTCGAGCGGTTCGCCGCCGAGGACGCGCTCGACCTCGTGCTCGAGCTCGAGCCGAACGGCGCCGCGGAAAAGGCCGGCGAAGGCGCATCCGAAGACATGGAGATCGTCCGACTATGA